A single genomic interval of Rosistilla ulvae harbors:
- a CDS encoding DUF1569 domain-containing protein, with protein MKRRTLDLPTAAAVIDDIDHLRAVGYTKTKRWNLTQICQHLDATMTGGMDGFGFRLPWILRRTVVKWGFGYALKKRKLMSGTPTLPILQPPASTDRDDNEVIDRCIATIRRAAEFNGSMKEYALLDDLSPDDWRDFMWIHAAHHLSFLVPHDGA; from the coding sequence TTGAAACGCAGAACGCTCGACCTGCCGACCGCAGCGGCGGTCATCGACGACATCGATCATCTCCGCGCCGTTGGTTACACCAAAACGAAGCGTTGGAATCTGACGCAGATCTGCCAGCACCTGGATGCGACGATGACTGGCGGAATGGATGGCTTTGGGTTTCGCTTGCCTTGGATCCTGCGGCGGACCGTCGTCAAATGGGGCTTTGGTTACGCGCTGAAGAAACGCAAGTTGATGAGTGGCACCCCGACGTTGCCGATCTTGCAGCCACCGGCGTCGACCGATCGCGACGACAACGAAGTCATCGATCGCTGCATCGCCACGATCCGGCGGGCAGCGGAGTTCAACGGCTCGATGAAGGAATACGCGTTGTTGGACGATCTGTCACCGGACGATTGGCGGGACTTTATGTGGATCCATGCCGCCCATCATCTGAGCTTCTTAGTTCCCCACGACGGCGCCTGA
- a CDS encoding nucleotide pyrophosphohydrolase, translating into MNDSQTSVAQLRAVVDEFVDERQWQKFHTPKNLSMSLAVEVAELMEHFQWRTPEESAAIAQDPQLRTEVAHEMADVACYLLALSSTLGIDLSAAIEQKMVLNRKKYPAEKCNGQWAPPES; encoded by the coding sequence ATGAATGATTCCCAGACCTCCGTCGCCCAGCTCCGTGCTGTCGTCGACGAATTCGTCGACGAGCGTCAGTGGCAGAAATTTCATACGCCCAAAAATCTGTCGATGTCCCTGGCGGTGGAAGTGGCCGAGTTGATGGAACACTTCCAATGGCGGACGCCGGAGGAATCCGCAGCGATTGCGCAGGATCCCCAATTGCGCACCGAAGTGGCGCATGAGATGGCCGACGTCGCTTGCTATCTACTGGCACTCTCATCCACTCTAGGGATCGATCTTAGCGCTGCGATCGAGCAAAAGATGGTGCTCAATCGCAAGAAATACCCAGCCGAAAAGTGCAACGGCCAATGGGCTCCCCCCGAGTCGTGA
- a CDS encoding OmpP1/FadL family transporter, translating to MATLHRCVKFVQGMFLLLGTTGVCFGQGAIVSSAGPVHRGMGGASTAAPISALGALYWNPATISGMEHGELEVGMDLLFTQHRVDSTFGPFSGSTEAEPGTFPIPNIGWVHHLENSPVSLGLSVNAVAGFKTNVQSDPTNPVMSPQPTGLGRVSSEASFLQIAPVISYAVTDRISIGGGPVITSGQVGLEPFVFGSANSDSTYSSGRSSRYHWGGGLQAGVYFIPNEDWRFGASFKSPSWMEEFEFYGEDETGAPRELSAHIDLPMILSLGTAYAGFDKWLLAVDLRYIDYANADGFGDPATYDATGRLNGLDWSSVMAVAFGAQRAIGDRAFIRGGYSYNQNPVRESESFYNVATPLIYEHTLSVGGSYKLNEMLALNIAYSHFFENSRTGPIVMPGVGAIPGSSVTNEMSADVLSFGILMRQ from the coding sequence ATGGCAACACTTCATCGTTGCGTAAAGTTTGTCCAAGGCATGTTCCTGTTGCTGGGCACAACAGGTGTTTGTTTTGGTCAAGGGGCAATTGTATCATCAGCAGGCCCAGTTCATCGGGGGATGGGAGGCGCATCAACCGCTGCGCCGATCAGTGCGCTTGGTGCACTCTATTGGAATCCGGCAACCATCAGTGGAATGGAACACGGTGAGCTGGAAGTCGGCATGGACCTGTTGTTCACGCAGCACCGCGTCGATTCGACCTTTGGTCCGTTCAGCGGTTCGACGGAAGCCGAACCCGGGACGTTTCCAATCCCTAACATCGGTTGGGTTCATCATCTGGAGAACTCGCCCGTCAGCCTCGGCTTGAGCGTCAACGCAGTCGCCGGATTCAAGACCAACGTGCAATCGGATCCGACCAATCCGGTCATGTCGCCTCAACCGACGGGGCTGGGCCGGGTTAGCTCTGAGGCGTCGTTCCTGCAGATCGCGCCGGTCATCTCCTACGCCGTCACCGATCGGATCTCGATCGGCGGCGGCCCGGTGATCACGAGCGGCCAGGTGGGATTGGAACCGTTTGTGTTTGGTTCGGCCAACTCCGATTCCACTTATTCGTCCGGGCGATCCAGTCGGTATCACTGGGGTGGCGGCTTGCAAGCGGGCGTCTATTTCATTCCCAACGAAGACTGGCGTTTCGGGGCCTCGTTCAAAAGCCCTTCGTGGATGGAAGAGTTTGAATTCTACGGAGAGGATGAAACCGGAGCGCCACGAGAATTGAGCGCTCACATCGATCTTCCGATGATCCTGTCGTTGGGAACCGCTTATGCCGGGTTCGATAAATGGCTGCTGGCGGTCGATCTCCGCTACATCGATTATGCCAACGCGGACGGCTTCGGCGATCCCGCCACCTACGATGCCACCGGACGTTTAAACGGTCTCGATTGGAGCAGCGTGATGGCCGTTGCGTTTGGTGCTCAGCGAGCTATCGGCGACCGCGCCTTCATTCGCGGCGGGTATTCGTACAACCAAAATCCGGTCCGCGAGAGCGAGTCGTTTTATAACGTCGCGACGCCGCTGATCTACGAACACACGTTGAGTGTCGGTGGATCGTACAAGTTGAACGAGATGCTGGCGCTGAACATCGCTTATTCGCACTTCTTCGAGAACTCGCGAACCGGCCCGATCGTGATGCCCGGTGTTGGAGCGATCCCCGGATCGTCGGTGACCAATGAGATGTCGGCCGACGTGTTGAGTTTCGGTATCTTGATGCGGCAGTAA
- a CDS encoding polysaccharide biosynthesis/export family protein produces MSFKNVAQIVLWGLICFGGLSTQPAVAQAQVQYAQPGYEVASSNGTVLGAPRALTGPSAAACNCGNLTPPAACLGSCQPCMKGFDCANGQCNPKLKWKNMYPIDFGPYGQGEYAGPSRLSHMREYRVRVGDTLQFTYVLSRDMMRSSYRIGIGDQLLIESLADEEVLTRGTFERGLEVQPDGTISVRILGSIHAAGLTIDQLRDQLEEKYKKYYNEPGIDVTPIKTNILLEDIRNAIGGASGLNEQAIARIVTPDGRVALPKIGPVCVQGLTLAEIKKEVNLRYRSMVVGLEVEAGLQQQATHFVSVLGEVNQPGRFEMQGPTTALTAIALAQGHLVGANLRQVVVFRRAEDWRLISTVLDLRGAILGKSPLPADEIWLRDGDVVVVPSSPIRLFDNFVRQVFTEGIYGIVPFSGFSVVDAVNGFALENVVN; encoded by the coding sequence ATGTCCTTTAAAAATGTTGCCCAAATCGTATTGTGGGGCCTGATCTGCTTCGGCGGTCTATCGACCCAGCCCGCCGTCGCGCAGGCCCAAGTGCAATACGCGCAACCGGGATACGAGGTTGCGTCATCAAACGGTACGGTTTTGGGAGCGCCGCGAGCGCTCACCGGCCCGTCGGCGGCAGCTTGCAATTGCGGCAACCTCACGCCACCGGCGGCCTGCCTGGGCAGCTGCCAGCCCTGCATGAAAGGTTTCGATTGCGCCAACGGACAATGCAATCCAAAGCTGAAATGGAAGAACATGTACCCGATCGATTTCGGGCCCTATGGGCAGGGGGAATACGCCGGTCCGTCGCGTTTGTCTCACATGCGAGAATACCGGGTCCGCGTCGGTGACACGCTGCAGTTTACGTATGTTCTCTCTCGCGACATGATGCGCAGTTCGTACCGGATTGGCATCGGCGACCAATTGCTGATCGAATCGTTGGCCGACGAAGAGGTGCTAACCCGCGGTACGTTCGAACGCGGTTTGGAGGTGCAGCCCGACGGAACGATCTCGGTTCGCATCTTGGGGTCGATTCATGCCGCAGGTTTGACGATCGATCAGCTGCGTGATCAGCTCGAAGAAAAGTACAAAAAGTACTACAACGAACCAGGCATCGATGTGACGCCGATCAAGACGAACATCTTGTTGGAAGACATTCGCAATGCGATTGGCGGTGCCAGCGGTTTGAACGAACAAGCGATCGCTCGCATCGTGACTCCCGATGGACGCGTGGCGTTGCCGAAAATTGGCCCCGTCTGCGTGCAGGGACTAACTCTGGCGGAAATCAAAAAAGAGGTCAATCTGCGTTATCGATCGATGGTCGTAGGGCTCGAGGTCGAAGCAGGCTTGCAACAACAAGCGACTCATTTTGTGTCGGTACTCGGCGAAGTAAATCAACCGGGACGGTTCGAGATGCAAGGTCCCACGACCGCCCTGACCGCGATCGCATTGGCCCAAGGGCACCTGGTCGGTGCCAACTTGCGACAGGTGGTCGTCTTCCGTCGCGCCGAAGATTGGCGTTTGATCTCGACCGTCTTGGATCTGCGAGGTGCAATCCTCGGAAAATCCCCGCTCCCCGCGGATGAAATTTGGCTCCGCGATGGCGATGTCGTCGTCGTGCCGTCGAGTCCGATCCGATTGTTCGACAACTTCGTCCGTCAGGTCTTCACCGAAGGAATCTACGGCATCGTTCCGTTCAGCGGCTTTAGCGTCGTCGACGCCGTCAACGGATTTGCACTCGAGAACGTCGTGAACTAA
- a CDS encoding DUF58 domain-containing protein has protein sequence MNAAAPPADSRQAASEGSFKWIALGAAVLLVGMLFGSSLLLYTAYSAIAVVVVSRWLTNAWSVAPRAHRVSGPLEAEIGQVVPIEIEIQNTGKVLIPWLLAEDLLPRDALLYKVPALQIEGDRIRVISLSAGETDTIRYEIKCNRRGYYQIGPTVLETGDLMGLNRRYRVGAVPQYLLVMPRVVPLHGYDIQSRRPIGEIRMSHPLMDDPTRIVGIRQWQPGDPMRRVHWSATARTGELHSKIYEASSIAGATLVIDLHRDTNPRQHEPVRSELAITLAASISNALYQMNQPFGLVSNGRDAADRIRTEGFMTDYRTRDAATQHLKMHEVDAHLKPVCLSAQRGPVHYRDVHRMLARLEITDGLNLSQTFLEVESRLSRDTTLIVIVQKCDSGTAEVLAGFKRRGWAVTAIINTFEVDDYSKAAGPLVASGIAVMQLRDEASLAMICRALVER, from the coding sequence ATGAACGCCGCCGCCCCGCCCGCCGATTCACGCCAAGCGGCGTCCGAGGGTTCCTTTAAATGGATCGCACTCGGCGCGGCGGTGCTGTTGGTCGGGATGCTGTTTGGTTCGTCGCTGCTGCTGTACACCGCTTACAGCGCGATCGCGGTCGTTGTCGTCAGCCGCTGGTTGACCAACGCATGGTCGGTCGCGCCGAGGGCGCACCGTGTCAGCGGCCCGCTGGAAGCGGAGATTGGCCAAGTCGTGCCGATCGAGATCGAGATTCAAAACACCGGGAAGGTCTTGATCCCCTGGCTGTTAGCCGAAGACTTATTGCCCCGCGACGCGTTGCTCTATAAGGTTCCCGCGCTGCAGATCGAAGGCGATCGAATTCGCGTCATCTCGCTATCCGCTGGCGAGACCGACACGATCCGCTACGAAATCAAATGCAATCGCCGCGGGTACTATCAGATCGGACCGACGGTCTTGGAGACCGGGGACCTGATGGGGCTGAACCGTCGCTACCGCGTCGGCGCTGTACCGCAGTATCTGCTTGTGATGCCACGCGTTGTTCCCTTGCACGGTTACGACATTCAATCGCGTCGCCCGATCGGCGAGATCCGCATGTCGCATCCATTGATGGACGACCCAACGCGAATCGTCGGTATCCGCCAATGGCAACCTGGCGATCCGATGCGGCGTGTCCACTGGTCGGCGACCGCTCGTACCGGGGAACTGCACAGCAAGATCTACGAAGCGTCGTCGATCGCCGGAGCGACGCTGGTGATCGATCTCCATCGCGACACCAATCCGCGGCAGCACGAACCGGTCCGCAGCGAGTTGGCGATCACGTTGGCCGCATCGATCAGCAACGCACTGTACCAGATGAATCAGCCGTTCGGTTTGGTCTCCAACGGACGCGACGCCGCCGATCGAATCCGGACCGAAGGTTTTATGACCGATTACCGGACGCGCGATGCCGCCACGCAGCATCTGAAAATGCATGAGGTCGACGCGCACCTGAAACCAGTCTGTCTGTCGGCTCAGCGCGGCCCGGTCCATTATCGCGACGTCCATCGGATGTTGGCGCGGTTGGAGATCACCGACGGGCTGAATTTGTCGCAGACCTTTTTAGAAGTCGAATCGCGGTTGTCTCGCGATACGACGCTGATCGTGATCGTGCAAAAGTGCGACTCCGGCACGGCGGAGGTGCTTGCCGGATTCAAACGCCGCGGCTGGGCAGTGACCGCGATCATCAACACCTTCGAAGTCGATGACTATAGCAAAGCGGCGGGCCCGCTGGTCGCCAGCGGGATCGCCGTCATGCAGTTGCGCGACGAAGCCTCGCTGGCGATGATCTGCCGCGCTCTGGTGGAACGCTAA
- a CDS encoding vWA domain-containing protein, with product MSIDISTSSVPAEAIAGPQSSANRSEAIERERLDAIADQAEFEEEDYDDEDDDESWFDDESIAFVASLMAHMGIVLFLALATFAPHIDPEAIVIVSPMRDVAEDKIHSIEEIVASEVPQDQIGSNSDSLESAIAMATAETFAETAQIPSPMDMAPQELATIDLNNFFTEPVAPTQAMVNKKGSVGQGLNGAKGAVDRLTFEILQSMEERPTLVVWVFDQSGSLHRQRQEIRDRFDKIYEELGIIDSQKEKSGKRKNASEIPLLTSIVGFGKDVSLLTEEPTDNLQVIKDTVNNIEVDSSGVERAFSAVYMAANEFKKYRVKRGPEGPLRNVMLVVVTDERGDDQEGLETTIDLCRRYGMPVYVIGSPAPFGREHSLVKYVDPDPKYDQSPQWAQVDAGPESVMPERVKIGYSGNYQEEPVIDSGFGPFALTRLSYETGGIYFSVHPNRNVNKRVRKKDTEAFSAQIDYFFDSNTMARYRPDYVSPEEYVRQVRASALRTALTTAAKDSQLETLQAPQMRFVRRSEAQLATELGDAQKAAAIIEPQLVRMAEILQQGLKDRDEEMSPRWRAGFDLAYGRVLAHKVRTETYNAMLAKAKRGMPFQEEKNNTWVIEAADEVSVGSKWEREAEKARELLQGVVTEHAGTPWALLAKNELETPIGWKWVEKFTDLAPAARAGGNNNNNNNMTAAEDEKKRMLKKPAPKRPLPKL from the coding sequence ATGTCGATCGACATCAGCACCTCTTCCGTACCTGCCGAAGCCATTGCTGGTCCACAATCTTCCGCAAACCGTTCCGAGGCAATCGAGCGCGAGCGACTCGACGCGATCGCCGATCAGGCGGAATTTGAGGAGGAGGACTACGATGACGAGGATGACGACGAGAGTTGGTTCGACGATGAATCGATAGCTTTTGTCGCCAGTTTGATGGCCCACATGGGGATCGTGTTATTCCTTGCCTTGGCAACGTTTGCCCCCCACATCGATCCCGAAGCGATCGTGATCGTTTCGCCGATGCGTGACGTTGCCGAAGATAAGATCCATTCGATCGAAGAGATCGTTGCCAGCGAAGTACCGCAGGATCAGATCGGTTCGAACAGCGATTCGCTGGAGAGTGCGATCGCCATGGCGACGGCGGAAACGTTTGCTGAAACGGCCCAGATTCCCAGCCCGATGGATATGGCGCCGCAGGAGTTGGCGACGATCGATCTAAACAACTTCTTCACCGAACCGGTCGCTCCCACCCAGGCGATGGTGAACAAGAAAGGGAGTGTCGGTCAGGGACTCAACGGAGCCAAAGGGGCCGTCGATCGGTTGACCTTCGAGATTCTGCAATCGATGGAAGAACGCCCCACGTTGGTCGTCTGGGTGTTCGATCAAAGCGGGTCGCTGCATCGTCAACGTCAAGAGATTCGCGACCGCTTCGACAAGATCTATGAAGAACTAGGGATCATCGACAGCCAAAAAGAGAAGTCGGGCAAGCGAAAGAACGCCAGCGAAATTCCCTTGCTGACGTCGATCGTCGGTTTTGGCAAAGACGTAAGTCTGTTGACCGAGGAGCCGACCGACAACTTGCAGGTCATCAAAGATACCGTCAACAACATTGAAGTTGATTCCAGTGGCGTCGAACGCGCCTTTTCCGCCGTTTACATGGCGGCCAACGAATTCAAGAAGTACCGCGTCAAACGGGGGCCAGAAGGGCCGCTGCGAAACGTGATGCTGGTCGTCGTGACCGACGAACGGGGCGACGATCAAGAGGGGCTCGAAACGACGATCGATCTGTGTCGACGCTATGGTATGCCCGTCTATGTGATCGGATCCCCCGCTCCCTTTGGCCGCGAACACTCGCTGGTCAAATATGTCGACCCCGACCCGAAGTACGACCAATCCCCACAGTGGGCTCAGGTCGATGCGGGCCCCGAGAGCGTGATGCCCGAACGGGTTAAGATCGGGTACTCCGGAAACTATCAAGAAGAACCGGTGATCGATTCGGGCTTCGGGCCGTTTGCTCTGACTCGGTTGAGCTATGAAACCGGGGGGATCTATTTTTCGGTCCACCCCAACCGAAACGTCAACAAGCGAGTTCGTAAGAAGGATACCGAGGCGTTTTCGGCACAGATCGATTACTTCTTCGACTCCAACACCATGGCCCGCTATCGTCCTGATTACGTATCCCCCGAGGAATACGTCCGTCAGGTGCGGGCCAGCGCGTTGCGGACGGCTCTGACGACCGCAGCGAAAGATTCTCAGCTGGAGACGCTACAAGCGCCGCAGATGCGGTTTGTCCGTCGCAGCGAAGCCCAATTGGCGACTGAATTGGGAGACGCTCAGAAAGCGGCGGCGATCATCGAGCCCCAGTTGGTTCGGATGGCCGAGATTTTGCAGCAGGGATTGAAGGATCGCGACGAGGAGATGAGCCCGCGGTGGCGAGCTGGTTTTGATCTCGCTTATGGCCGCGTCTTGGCCCATAAGGTCCGTACCGAAACCTACAATGCGATGCTCGCCAAGGCGAAGCGCGGCATGCCCTTTCAAGAAGAAAAGAACAACACGTGGGTGATCGAAGCGGCCGATGAGGTCAGCGTCGGCAGCAAGTGGGAACGGGAGGCGGAGAAAGCTCGCGAGCTGCTTCAAGGTGTTGTCACGGAACACGCTGGAACCCCTTGGGCGCTATTGGCCAAGAACGAACTGGAGACTCCGATCGGTTGGAAATGGGTCGAAAAGTTTACCGACCTCGCTCCAGCAGCTCGTGCTGGCGGGAACAATAACAACAATAACAACATGACCGCGGCTGAGGATGAGAAGAAGCGGATGTTGAAGAAGCCTGCCCCCAAACGTCCTCTGCCAAAGCTGTAA
- a CDS encoding AAA family ATPase, producing MPQPTSPNVTEVTELSKKIISNVEQAIVGKRKQLVLSLVAWFSSGHILLEDVPGVAKTMLARALARSVGCKFKRVQCTPDLLPSDISGTSIFNQKSGEFEFRKGPLFTQLFLADEINRATPRTQAALLEAMAESRVTVDGTTYQLEAPFLVVATQNPVDHEGTFPLPEAQLDRFLMRFSLGYPSLEEELRMLELLQVQHPIDGLKPVATAQQLVACQTAVRHVHVDRLVREYILQIVHDTREHEDLALGASPRATIALFRCAQAMAAIRGRSFVQPDDVKRIVGPVMNHRIIVRPESRLRKVTAEKVMESILGEIAVPTVGEA from the coding sequence ATGCCGCAACCTACATCGCCCAATGTGACGGAAGTTACCGAGCTTTCCAAAAAGATCATCAGCAACGTCGAACAAGCAATCGTCGGCAAGCGGAAACAATTGGTACTGTCGTTGGTCGCCTGGTTTTCGAGCGGACATATCCTCTTGGAAGATGTGCCGGGCGTGGCCAAGACGATGTTGGCCCGGGCGCTGGCCAGAAGCGTTGGCTGCAAATTTAAACGCGTTCAATGCACCCCTGACCTGCTCCCTTCGGACATCTCCGGAACGTCGATCTTCAATCAGAAGAGCGGCGAGTTTGAGTTTCGCAAAGGGCCGCTGTTCACCCAGTTGTTCCTAGCCGATGAGATCAACCGCGCCACGCCGCGAACTCAGGCGGCGCTGTTGGAAGCGATGGCCGAATCGCGAGTCACCGTCGACGGGACGACCTATCAACTGGAGGCTCCGTTTTTAGTTGTCGCGACGCAAAACCCGGTCGACCACGAGGGAACGTTCCCGCTTCCCGAAGCTCAACTGGATCGCTTCCTGATGCGTTTCTCGCTCGGCTATCCGTCGTTGGAAGAAGAGTTGCGGATGCTGGAATTGTTGCAGGTCCAACATCCGATCGACGGACTCAAGCCAGTCGCGACGGCGCAACAACTGGTCGCCTGCCAAACCGCGGTGCGACATGTGCATGTCGATCGCTTGGTCCGCGAGTACATCTTGCAAATCGTGCACGACACCCGCGAGCACGAAGACCTTGCGTTGGGAGCGTCGCCGCGGGCGACGATCGCTTTGTTCCGCTGCGCCCAAGCGATGGCGGCGATCCGCGGCCGCAGCTTTGTGCAGCCCGATGACGTCAAACGGATCGTCGGCCCGGTGATGAATCACCGCATCATCGTCCGCCCCGAAAGCCGGCTGAGGAAGGTCACCGCCGAAAAGGTGATGGAATCGATCCTCGGTGAGATCGCCGTCCCAACGGTCGGCGAAGCATGA
- a CDS encoding metallophosphoesterase family protein — protein MIAIGDIHGCSDALQALLDSIAPTPQDTLVVLGDVVDRGEGTRQAVELLLEVSQQTQLITILGNHEEMMLRVLDGEPPQRWLQFGGIDTLDSYGFTGDFSAIPESHHAFFDAMRDYYETDDYFFTHAAYKHDLPLDYQPADLLRWHSLKEGLPPAHENGKICFVGHTAHKEGEIMDFGHLVCLDTYCYGGGWLTAMDVRTRQTWQADISGQLRDR, from the coding sequence TTGATAGCCATTGGGGACATACACGGATGTTCCGACGCGCTTCAGGCACTGCTCGATTCGATCGCCCCGACCCCTCAAGACACGCTGGTCGTCCTGGGGGACGTGGTCGACCGCGGCGAGGGGACGCGTCAGGCGGTGGAATTGTTGCTCGAAGTCTCCCAACAGACCCAGCTGATCACGATCCTGGGGAACCACGAGGAGATGATGTTGCGGGTGCTCGACGGGGAACCGCCGCAGCGTTGGTTGCAATTTGGTGGGATCGATACGCTGGATAGTTATGGTTTTACGGGAGACTTTTCGGCAATCCCCGAATCGCATCACGCCTTCTTCGATGCGATGCGAGATTACTACGAAACCGATGACTACTTCTTCACGCACGCGGCTTACAAACACGACCTACCACTCGATTATCAACCGGCCGATCTTCTGCGTTGGCACTCACTAAAGGAGGGTCTCCCTCCAGCTCACGAAAATGGCAAAATTTGTTTTGTCGGCCACACGGCTCACAAGGAGGGTGAGATCATGGATTTTGGGCACCTCGTCTGCTTGGACACCTACTGCTACGGCGGCGGTTGGCTGACGGCGATGGATGTTCGAACCCGGCAGACCTGGCAGGCAGATATCTCGGGGCAGCTGAGGGACCGTTAG
- the flgK gene encoding flagellar hook-associated protein FlgK: protein MSLISAIQKSVSGLNVAQLGLQVVGNNIANANTPGYIRQELVQEAGHVNRQGDLLIGSGVRPIGITQSLDQALAERLRDATSALAANDTLGSAQKQLEALVNELGDADLSTQLSSFNGSLHDLANQPGDYALKQQVVLEGQTLANHVQRLHQGATQLADAADATYAADIEQVNILTTKIASLNGKIVDIEGGRTLGSDATGLRDEREMALNELAGYLDIDTQEQSTGSVAVFVGGDFLVTDAISRDVYSTNVSKDPSSASEIRIVDTNAPLQITGGKLGGISESREGIYGKFLTDLDSIAAGIAESFNRIHSQGKGTVGYTDLTSSVAVPRDVSLDQAGLDFQPENGSFEVQLFGDTNQLLSTHRIDIDLFSDGNGTTLNDVANQISAVDGLQGSITPDGRLTISATTPGVTFGFGSDSSGFLAAGGINTFFTGNDAATLAISDKLLESPEYLAISAEGIGTDADHLTQLVDLFEKPLPELGNVSVRDRYQRLVTTITQGAAIQQSVTDGLRTYHSTLEGDYLSVTGVNIDEEAVKMIYLQRAFQASSRVISTASEMLELLVSL, encoded by the coding sequence ATGTCGCTAATCTCTGCTATCCAGAAATCGGTCAGCGGTCTGAACGTTGCCCAGCTTGGGCTGCAGGTGGTTGGCAACAACATCGCCAACGCCAACACGCCGGGCTACATTCGCCAAGAGCTTGTCCAGGAAGCAGGGCACGTCAATCGTCAGGGCGACCTGTTGATTGGCAGCGGTGTGCGGCCGATCGGTATCACGCAGTCATTGGACCAAGCGTTGGCGGAACGATTGCGAGACGCCACATCCGCGCTCGCCGCCAACGACACCTTGGGATCAGCCCAGAAACAACTGGAAGCTCTGGTCAACGAACTCGGGGACGCTGATCTCAGCACGCAATTGTCGTCGTTCAACGGAAGCCTGCACGACCTCGCCAATCAGCCCGGCGATTATGCGTTGAAACAACAGGTCGTACTGGAGGGACAAACGCTAGCCAATCACGTGCAACGATTGCACCAAGGGGCAACCCAGTTGGCCGACGCAGCCGATGCCACCTACGCCGCAGACATTGAACAAGTCAACATTTTGACGACGAAGATCGCGTCGCTCAACGGCAAGATCGTCGATATCGAAGGGGGCCGAACGCTGGGCAGCGATGCGACGGGGCTACGCGACGAACGCGAAATGGCGTTAAACGAACTGGCGGGATATCTGGACATCGATACCCAGGAACAATCGACCGGATCGGTGGCCGTCTTTGTCGGTGGCGACTTCTTGGTCACCGATGCGATCTCGCGCGATGTCTACAGCACCAACGTCAGCAAAGATCCCAGCAGTGCGTCGGAGATTCGAATCGTCGACACCAACGCACCGTTACAGATCACCGGAGGCAAGCTGGGGGGAATCAGCGAATCCCGCGAAGGGATCTACGGCAAATTCCTTACCGATCTCGATTCGATCGCAGCGGGGATTGCCGAATCGTTCAACCGCATCCATTCGCAGGGCAAGGGGACCGTCGGTTATACCGACCTCACCTCATCGGTCGCGGTTCCCCGCGACGTTTCGTTAGATCAAGCGGGGCTCGATTTTCAGCCTGAAAATGGTTCGTTCGAAGTGCAATTGTTCGGCGATACCAACCAACTGCTTTCGACACACCGGATCGATATCGATCTGTTCAGCGATGGCAACGGGACGACTCTGAACGATGTCGCCAATCAGATTAGCGCTGTCGATGGACTGCAGGGGAGCATTACACCCGATGGTCGGCTGACAATCTCCGCGACAACGCCTGGCGTGACGTTTGGATTCGGCAGCGATTCCAGCGGTTTTCTGGCTGCCGGTGGAATCAACACCTTCTTTACGGGGAACGATGCCGCGACGCTGGCGATCTCCGACAAACTGCTGGAGTCGCCGGAGTATCTGGCGATCAGCGCTGAAGGGATTGGAACCGACGCGGACCACTTGACCCAATTGGTCGATCTGTTTGAAAAGCCGTTGCCCGAATTGGGAAACGTCTCGGTTCGCGATCGATACCAACGCTTGGTCACCACGATCACTCAGGGGGCCGCGATCCAACAGAGTGTGACCGATGGGCTACGCACGTATCACTCGACGCTCGAAGGGGATTATCTGTCGGTGACCGGAGTGAACATCGACGAAGAAGCGGTTAAAATGATCTATTTGCAACGCGCCTTCCAGGCGAGTTCGCGGGTGATCTCGACGGCCAGCGAGATGTTAGAATTGCTGGTCTCACTCTAA